A genomic region of Deltaproteobacteria bacterium contains the following coding sequences:
- a CDS encoding ketoacyl-ACP synthase III translates to MPVRSIIIGTGSHVPRRILTNEDMEKIVDTSDEWIRSRTGIHQRHIVDEGETNSYLATEAAKKALDMAGVSAREIDLIIVGTLTPDMPMPSVACLVQKELRAKKAGAFDLSATCSGFLYGASIADRFIRTNRKMKILVIGSEVLSARTNWKDRSTCVLFADGAGAAVLTGTREPRRGILSTHLHADGSLWELLTIRALGTGVPLTEEVLQQGWQYIQMQGKEVFKHAVKALESAAWEAMTANKWSGDDVDLLFCHQANIRILDHLREKLGLPPEKVFINIHKYGNTSAASIPIAIDEANREGRLHQGDRILMLAFGGGFTWGSLAMHW, encoded by the coding sequence ATGCCCGTCAGATCAATAATCATCGGCACCGGCTCCCATGTCCCGCGCCGGATCCTGACGAACGAGGACATGGAAAAGATCGTCGATACCTCGGACGAATGGATCCGTTCCCGGACAGGAATCCATCAGCGTCACATCGTGGATGAAGGGGAGACAAACTCGTATCTTGCCACCGAAGCAGCCAAAAAGGCCCTCGACATGGCCGGGGTCTCGGCCCGGGAGATCGACCTCATCATCGTCGGCACCCTTACGCCTGACATGCCTATGCCTTCCGTCGCCTGTCTCGTCCAGAAGGAGCTTCGGGCGAAAAAGGCCGGCGCCTTCGATCTCTCTGCCACATGCTCCGGCTTTCTCTACGGGGCCTCCATTGCGGACAGATTCATTCGAACGAACAGGAAGATGAAGATCCTTGTCATCGGAAGCGAGGTCCTCTCAGCGCGTACCAACTGGAAAGACCGGTCCACCTGTGTCCTCTTCGCTGACGGCGCTGGGGCTGCAGTCCTCACAGGAACCCGCGAACCCCGGCGGGGAATTCTATCGACCCACCTCCACGCCGACGGATCCCTGTGGGAGCTCCTTACCATTCGGGCCCTCGGAACAGGGGTGCCCCTCACGGAGGAGGTCCTCCAGCAAGGATGGCAATATATCCAGATGCAGGGCAAAGAAGTCTTCAAGCACGCGGTCAAGGCCCTCGAATCCGCGGCATGGGAGGCCATGACCGCGAACAAATGGTCAGGGGACGATGTGGACCTCCTTTTCTGCCATCAGGCAAACATCCGCATTCTCGATCACCTGCGGGAAAAACTGGGCCTTCCCCCGGAGAAAGTCTTTATCAACATACATAAGTATGGTAATACCTCCGCAGCCAGCATTCCCATCGCCATTGACGAGGCGAACCGGGAAGGCCGGCTGCACCAGGGAGACCGTATCCTCATGCTCGCCTTCGGAGGGGGGTTCACATGGGGCTCCCTCGCAATGCACTGGTAA
- a CDS encoding acyl-CoA dehydrogenase family protein, which yields MARVNYFLTEEQEMIVDLARRIATEKIIPVRAALDETGDFPWMIIKELAQSDLFGVFVPEEYGGIGGGCFETCLALENLAYGCVGVTTTYAASALGGYPILLFGTDEQKARYLPDIASGRRLAAFGLTESGAGSDAAGIQTTAVEDGDSWVLNGAKQWITSGGEAEIYTIIAMTDRHKGPRGATAFIVEKGDPGFSFGKKENKMGIRTSSTRELVFQNCRISKNRMLGKRGGGFILAMRTLDLARPGIGAIGVGLAQAALDEAVRYAKERVQFGQPLISFQAIQHMLADMATEIEAARALVYAVARTIDSGARDFSKLSAMAKLFPTDMAMKVTTDAVQILGGYGYMKDYPVEKMMRDAKILQIYEGTNQIQRNIIGQALNKEYSVN from the coding sequence ATGGCTCGTGTCAACTATTTTTTGACGGAAGAGCAAGAGATGATCGTCGATCTTGCCCGGCGTATCGCAACGGAAAAGATCATCCCCGTGCGTGCGGCTCTCGACGAAACAGGAGACTTTCCATGGATGATCATAAAGGAACTCGCCCAGTCTGACCTCTTCGGCGTCTTCGTGCCGGAGGAATACGGCGGAATCGGCGGGGGCTGTTTCGAGACGTGCCTTGCGTTGGAAAACCTGGCTTACGGATGTGTCGGCGTCACCACCACCTATGCTGCGAGTGCCCTCGGAGGTTACCCCATTCTGCTCTTTGGGACGGACGAGCAAAAGGCACGCTATCTCCCGGATATCGCATCGGGCAGGCGCCTGGCTGCCTTTGGCCTCACCGAATCCGGCGCAGGAAGTGATGCCGCCGGCATCCAGACCACGGCAGTAGAGGACGGAGACTCATGGGTCCTGAACGGGGCAAAACAATGGATCACGAGCGGCGGCGAGGCCGAGATCTACACGATTATCGCCATGACCGATCGGCACAAGGGCCCCCGGGGGGCCACTGCCTTCATCGTGGAAAAGGGCGACCCCGGATTTTCCTTCGGAAAGAAGGAAAACAAGATGGGGATCAGGACCTCTTCCACGCGCGAACTCGTCTTCCAGAACTGCCGAATCTCTAAGAACAGGATGCTCGGTAAACGTGGGGGAGGATTCATCCTCGCAATGAGGACCCTTGATCTAGCCCGGCCCGGCATAGGGGCCATCGGAGTGGGCCTCGCCCAGGCCGCCCTGGACGAGGCGGTCAGATACGCAAAGGAGCGGGTCCAGTTCGGCCAGCCGCTCATCTCGTTCCAGGCCATACAACACATGCTCGCCGACATGGCGACCGAGATAGAAGCGGCCCGAGCCCTTGTCTATGCTGTCGCCCGCACCATCGACTCAGGCGCCAGGGACTTTTCCAAGCTCTCAGCCATGGCCAAACTCTTCCCTACAGACATGGCTATGAAGGTGACCACGGACGCTGTTCAGATCCTCGGTGGTTATGGCTACATGAAGGACTATCCCGTGGAAAAGATGATGCGGGATGCCAAGATCCTCCAGATCTACGAGGGGACCAATCAGATCCAGCGAAACATCATCGGGCAGGCCCTCAACAAGGAATATTCTGTCAATTAA
- the rpiB gene encoding ribose 5-phosphate isomerase B — translation MRIAIGSDHAGFPLKEHLITYLVRRGNDVVDMGCPSMEPVHYPEIAKKVANAVEAGSVDRGILICGTGIGMSMVANRVRGVRAALCNDLFSARLSREHNDANVLCLGARIIAPFLAEEVLRVWIETPFAGGRHAERIAMFDC, via the coding sequence GTGAGGATTGCCATCGGGTCTGATCACGCCGGATTTCCCCTGAAGGAACATTTGATCACGTACCTTGTCCGGCGCGGAAACGACGTGGTGGACATGGGGTGCCCGTCTATGGAACCCGTCCATTATCCGGAGATCGCCAAAAAGGTGGCCAATGCGGTGGAAGCAGGATCCGTCGATAGGGGGATCCTCATCTGCGGCACTGGAATCGGCATGTCCATGGTGGCGAACCGGGTCCGTGGTGTCCGCGCCGCACTGTGCAATGACCTTTTCAGCGCACGTCTCAGCCGGGAACACAACGACGCCAACGTCCTCTGCTTAGGGGCGCGTATCATCGCCCCTTTCCTCGCAGAAGAGGTGCTCAGGGTCTGGATCGAGACCCCGTTCGCTGGAGGACGCCACGCCGAGCGTATCGCCATGTTCGATTGCTGA
- the fabG gene encoding 3-oxoacyl-[acyl-carrier-protein] reductase, giving the protein MEKELTGKTALVTGASRGIGRAIAIKLASLGAHVIVNYTSNEDAARETLSGITALGGTGEIIRFDVTDSAGTASAIREVLSARGAIHILVNNAGITRDALLARMKPEDWDRVVSTNLTGAFVCTQAVLMAMLKQRWGRIVNIGSVVGAMGNPGQAAYAATKAGLEGFTKSVAREVASRGITANVVSPGFIETDMTAVLPEKVRDQLLTQIPAGRMGRPDEIAGAVAFLVSESAAYITGHVLHVNGGLLCT; this is encoded by the coding sequence ATGGAAAAAGAACTCACCGGAAAGACCGCCCTGGTGACCGGTGCCTCAAGGGGCATAGGGCGCGCCATTGCCATCAAACTCGCCTCTCTTGGGGCCCACGTCATTGTTAACTACACGAGCAACGAGGATGCGGCCCGTGAGACCCTTTCCGGGATCACAGCCCTGGGTGGCACCGGAGAGATCATTCGGTTCGATGTCACGGATAGTGCGGGTACCGCGTCCGCCATCCGCGAGGTCCTTTCCGCCCGAGGCGCAATCCACATCCTCGTCAACAACGCCGGCATCACCCGGGACGCCCTTCTCGCGCGAATGAAGCCAGAGGACTGGGACCGCGTAGTCTCCACCAATCTGACAGGGGCCTTTGTTTGCACCCAGGCCGTCCTCATGGCCATGCTCAAGCAGCGATGGGGCCGCATCGTGAACATCGGCTCGGTTGTCGGCGCCATGGGAAACCCCGGTCAGGCGGCCTATGCCGCCACCAAGGCCGGACTCGAAGGGTTCACGAAATCCGTGGCTCGAGAGGTCGCATCCCGGGGCATCACTGCAAACGTGGTCTCTCCCGGTTTCATCGAAACGGACATGACCGCTGTCCTCCCTGAAAAGGTCCGGGACCAGCTCCTCACCCAGATACCTGCAGGACGCATGGGCAGGCCTGACGAGATCGCCGGGGCCGTTGCCTTTCTCGTATCCGAATCGGCAGCCTACATCACTGGGCACGTCCTCCACGTGAACGGCGGCCTTCTATGTACATAA
- the fabF gene encoding beta-ketoacyl-ACP synthase II, with protein MPSPKGCESRRRVVITGLGILCPVGIGVDESWKNILAGRSGIGPVTAFDASGYASRIAGEVKGFNPAEFMSEKLAKRVDPFVQLAIAAASMAYEDAMLAGADVNPDRIGVITGCGLGGLGTIEHYRDVLVQKGPGRVSPFFIPMAIPNMASGQISILFGAKGPNTVICTACAAGTHAIGESFKTIQRGAADIILCGGTESVITPLAFSGFAAMKALSTRNDEPERASRPFDRDRDGFVIGEGAGILVLEDLEHAKARGARIRGEIIGYGLSSDAYHMTAPPENGEGGARAMKMAIEDAGITPQDIDYINAHGTSTPLNDLCETRAIKSVFGERASSIPISSTKSMTGHLLGGAGGIEAVFCIKTIEDGIIPPTINLENADPECDLDYVPNVARTAHVNVVMSNSFGFGGTNAVLLFRRYGGDA; from the coding sequence ATGCCGTCTCCGAAAGGATGCGAGAGCCGCCGGCGTGTTGTCATTACTGGGCTTGGGATCCTCTGCCCGGTCGGCATCGGCGTGGATGAGAGCTGGAAGAACATCCTAGCCGGCAGGTCCGGCATAGGCCCTGTGACGGCGTTTGATGCAAGCGGATATGCGAGCCGGATCGCAGGCGAGGTCAAGGGCTTCAATCCTGCTGAGTTCATGTCTGAAAAACTTGCCAAGCGGGTGGATCCCTTTGTCCAGCTCGCCATTGCCGCGGCAAGTATGGCCTATGAAGACGCCATGCTTGCCGGGGCCGACGTAAACCCTGACCGCATAGGGGTCATCACTGGGTGCGGCCTCGGTGGCCTTGGGACCATCGAACACTACAGGGATGTCCTGGTCCAAAAAGGACCAGGCCGGGTAAGCCCCTTTTTCATTCCCATGGCCATTCCGAACATGGCATCCGGCCAGATCTCCATCCTCTTCGGGGCGAAAGGTCCCAACACTGTCATCTGCACGGCCTGTGCCGCTGGAACACACGCCATCGGAGAATCCTTTAAGACCATCCAGCGCGGGGCCGCGGACATCATCTTGTGTGGAGGCACGGAATCCGTGATCACGCCCCTTGCCTTCAGCGGGTTCGCCGCCATGAAGGCCCTATCAACCCGAAACGACGAGCCTGAGCGGGCCTCACGACCGTTTGATCGGGACCGTGACGGTTTCGTCATCGGCGAGGGCGCTGGAATCCTCGTTCTGGAGGATCTGGAACACGCCAAGGCCAGAGGGGCCAGGATTCGAGGCGAGATCATCGGATACGGTCTGTCGAGTGACGCATACCACATGACCGCCCCCCCGGAGAACGGCGAAGGCGGCGCCAGGGCCATGAAAATGGCCATTGAAGACGCGGGCATAACGCCCCAAGACATAGATTACATCAACGCCCATGGGACGAGCACGCCATTGAACGACCTGTGTGAGACACGTGCGATCAAAAGTGTCTTTGGTGAGCGGGCCTCATCCATCCCCATAAGCTCCACCAAGTCCATGACTGGTCATCTCTTAGGAGGCGCCGGGGGAATCGAAGCGGTCTTCTGCATCAAGACCATCGAAGACGGCATCATCCCTCCCACCATCAATCTGGAAAACGCGGATCCGGAATGTGATCTCGACTACGTCCCCAACGTGGCGCGTACCGCTCACGTGAACGTCGTCATGTCCAACTCCTTCGGTTTCGGCGGGACCAATGCGGTCCTTCTCTTCAGAAGGTACGGAGGTGACGCGTGA
- the plsX gene encoding phosphate acyltransferase PlsX codes for MAIALDAKGGDFGARVLIEGAVAAARQWGIETVLVGPEEEITAHLDALGAHGLPLSIRNATQVVEMGESPAEALRKKKDSSIRIAFDLVKEGTAEAVVSAGNSGATLATAMVTLGRLHSVRPAIATMMPTLKRPVVLIDVGANVDCKPRHLLQFGIMGSIFSRQILSIHNPRVGLLSIGEEGYKGNDQVKKAYELFSASRLNFLGNVEGRDVFKGDVDVIVCDGFIGNICLKLSEGLAESILSMLKTEISGSILGRLGYLLAQGPFRAFRKKVDYSEYGGAPLLGINGIVIISHGRSGPKAVKNAIYAAHRLARQDLVNCLKTELDPGDALLRAVETT; via the coding sequence ATGGCAATCGCCTTAGATGCGAAGGGTGGTGACTTCGGCGCCCGCGTCCTCATCGAGGGGGCTGTCGCAGCAGCCAGGCAGTGGGGCATTGAAACCGTTCTCGTCGGACCGGAGGAGGAAATCACCGCCCACCTCGATGCATTGGGTGCGCATGGGCTTCCCCTCTCCATTCGAAACGCAACACAGGTCGTGGAGATGGGGGAATCCCCAGCCGAGGCCCTCCGCAAGAAAAAGGACTCCTCCATCCGAATTGCCTTCGATCTTGTCAAGGAAGGAACGGCGGAGGCAGTCGTGAGCGCCGGAAATTCCGGGGCGACCCTTGCGACCGCCATGGTGACCCTCGGCAGGCTCCATTCCGTCCGGCCGGCCATCGCAACCATGATGCCCACCCTCAAAAGGCCTGTCGTCCTCATCGACGTCGGGGCAAACGTGGACTGCAAGCCCCGTCACCTGCTCCAGTTCGGCATTATGGGGTCCATCTTCTCCAGACAGATCCTCTCCATCCATAACCCCCGGGTAGGGCTCCTGAGCATCGGCGAGGAGGGGTACAAGGGTAACGACCAGGTCAAAAAGGCCTATGAACTTTTTTCCGCAAGTCGACTCAACTTCCTGGGTAACGTCGAGGGACGCGATGTCTTCAAAGGAGACGTGGATGTCATCGTCTGCGACGGCTTCATCGGCAACATATGTCTGAAACTCAGCGAGGGGCTGGCTGAATCCATCCTCTCCATGCTAAAGACCGAGATCTCCGGAAGCATCCTTGGCCGTTTGGGATATCTGCTCGCCCAGGGGCCATTTCGTGCCTTTCGAAAAAAGGTCGATTATTCGGAGTACGGAGGCGCTCCCCTCCTCGGGATCAATGGAATCGTCATCATCTCTCATGGAAGATCCGGGCCCAAGGCCGTAAAAAACGCCATATATGCGGCCCACAGGCTGGCGCGCCAGGATCTCGTCAATTGTCTGAAGACAGAACTCGACCCCGGAGACGCCCTCCTCCGGGCGGTCGAGACCACCTAA
- a CDS encoding electron transfer flavoprotein subunit alpha, translated as MIVIDAERCIGCGECEKACGFGAMSVVDGLARVDTNACTLCGACVEACPEEAISLEGTRHPVETSSSLSAWQGIWVVAEWRPTLGIAPITYELLGTACGLAAKQGTQVTAVLLGFGVSDRALDLIHHGADRCIVVDHPELASFTDEVYGNVLADLALTYKPAVILAGATPMGRSYIPRVATLLETGLTADCTGLDIREEDGSLLQTRPAWGGNLMATIVCEGRRPQMATIRPYVFKPLNPDPGRTGEIIHVIPKPELLRHRVTVIETIVEERKGPALQGASVVVAAGRGMESRENIALVETLASLLGGAVGSTRAVTEAGWLPERTQIGQTGVTVSPKLYIGCGVSGAIQHIVGMQGSEIVVAINRDPAAPIFDVATYGIVGDVKEILPLLIKRIEEERG; from the coding sequence ATGATCGTCATCGACGCAGAAAGGTGCATCGGCTGTGGAGAGTGTGAAAAGGCATGCGGCTTTGGGGCCATGTCCGTCGTAGACGGGCTTGCCCGCGTGGACACAAACGCATGTACGCTCTGTGGTGCGTGCGTTGAGGCCTGTCCCGAGGAGGCCATTAGCCTCGAAGGAACGCGCCATCCAGTAGAAACCTCCTCCAGTCTCTCTGCCTGGCAAGGAATCTGGGTGGTGGCAGAATGGAGGCCCACGCTGGGGATCGCCCCGATCACTTATGAACTCCTCGGCACTGCCTGCGGACTGGCAGCAAAGCAGGGGACACAGGTCACGGCCGTGCTTCTTGGCTTCGGGGTCTCGGATCGCGCACTGGACCTCATCCATCATGGCGCAGACCGCTGCATCGTCGTGGACCACCCGGAGCTTGCCTCCTTCACGGACGAGGTCTACGGAAACGTCCTCGCGGACCTGGCCCTCACCTACAAGCCCGCCGTGATCCTTGCCGGGGCCACACCCATGGGGCGTTCCTACATACCGAGGGTGGCCACCCTCCTCGAGACAGGCCTTACCGCAGACTGTACCGGGCTCGACATCCGAGAGGAAGACGGCTCACTCCTCCAGACAAGACCTGCCTGGGGTGGCAACCTCATGGCCACAATCGTCTGCGAGGGGCGCAGACCCCAGATGGCGACCATCCGGCCGTACGTGTTCAAACCCCTGAATCCCGATCCAGGCAGAACGGGCGAGATCATTCATGTCATACCGAAACCTGAGCTTCTTCGGCATAGGGTCACTGTCATCGAGACCATAGTGGAGGAACGGAAAGGGCCGGCGCTTCAGGGCGCGAGTGTCGTTGTTGCCGCAGGGCGGGGCATGGAATCACGGGAAAACATCGCCCTTGTGGAGACCCTCGCATCCCTTCTCGGGGGCGCGGTCGGATCGACACGTGCCGTGACGGAAGCGGGCTGGCTCCCTGAAAGGACTCAGATCGGTCAGACCGGAGTCACCGTCTCACCCAAACTCTACATCGGCTGCGGCGTATCAGGGGCCATCCAGCACATAGTCGGCATGCAGGGATCCGAGATAGTCGTGGCCATCAACCGAGATCCCGCAGCCCCCATCTTTGATGTCGCGACCTATGGCATCGTCGGAGACGTCAAGGAAATCCTTCCCTTACTCATCAAGAGGATAGAGGAAGAACGGGGCTGA
- the acpP gene encoding acyl carrier protein — protein MSIDAKMVDIIANQLSVPKEKVVPSASFVEDLGADSLDLVELVMALEEEFGVEIADEDAEKMQTVQDALNFIKERSKG, from the coding sequence ATGAGCATTGACGCAAAGATGGTGGACATCATCGCCAACCAGTTGAGTGTGCCCAAAGAAAAGGTCGTTCCGAGCGCCTCGTTCGTAGAGGACCTCGGGGCCGACTCCCTGGATCTCGTTGAACTCGTCATGGCGCTCGAGGAGGAATTCGGCGTGGAGATCGCGGACGAGGACGCCGAAAAGATGCAGACTGTCCAAGATGCCCTGAACTTCATCAAGGAACGAAGCAAGGGGTAA
- a CDS encoding electron transfer flavoprotein subunit beta/FixA family protein has product MRIIVCVKQVPDAKTVRFDREKGTIIRDGMDAVINPFDLHAIEAALQLREHTGGTVTVISMGPPQADSALREAIAMGADAGVLLSDRAFAGADTLATTYTLYKAIEKLGGCDVVFCGKQAVDGDTAQVGPGLAVRLGIPSITCVNAIELVEGHRFRVTRMCEEGREVVEVEAPVLFTVLTTLNTPRLPSLRGKMMAKKTKIPVWGAGDISADPGRIGFAGSPTKVVSTHVPTFNARREILTGTPDEQVDALIVHLKEAGILS; this is encoded by the coding sequence ATGAGAATCATCGTCTGCGTCAAGCAGGTCCCGGATGCCAAGACCGTCCGGTTCGACCGGGAAAAGGGCACCATCATACGTGACGGCATGGATGCCGTCATCAACCCGTTTGATCTCCACGCCATCGAGGCCGCCCTCCAGCTCAGAGAGCATACAGGGGGTACGGTAACGGTCATCTCCATGGGGCCGCCCCAGGCCGACAGCGCCCTTCGTGAGGCCATCGCCATGGGTGCGGACGCGGGTGTCCTCCTCTCCGACCGGGCCTTCGCAGGGGCCGACACCCTGGCCACCACCTATACACTCTACAAGGCCATTGAAAAACTCGGTGGGTGTGATGTGGTCTTTTGTGGGAAACAGGCAGTGGACGGAGACACCGCCCAGGTCGGACCCGGTCTTGCCGTTAGACTCGGGATCCCCTCCATCACCTGTGTAAACGCCATTGAACTTGTGGAAGGTCACCGGTTCCGGGTCACGAGGATGTGCGAGGAAGGCCGAGAGGTCGTGGAGGTCGAGGCACCCGTCCTTTTCACCGTCCTCACGACACTGAACACCCCTCGCCTTCCTTCTCTAAGGGGTAAGATGATGGCCAAAAAGACCAAAATTCCTGTCTGGGGCGCTGGAGACATTTCTGCCGACCCTGGACGCATCGGATTTGCCGGCTCCCCCACCAAGGTCGTTTCCACCCACGTCCCCACCTTTAACGCACGACGGGAGATCCTCACCGGCACCCCTGATGAACAGGTGGATGCGCTCATCGTCCATCTCAAGGAGGCCGGGATCCTGTCATGA